Proteins co-encoded in one Rhopalosiphum maidis isolate BTI-1 chromosome 2, ASM367621v3, whole genome shotgun sequence genomic window:
- the LOC113554570 gene encoding fatty acid synthase-like yields MSEKKEVVITGIAGRFPECNSTEEFKQKLYNNADLLTVDNRRWSPGMYGVPSRTGKLKEISKFDAEFFGIHSKLANAMDVQLRILLEVTHEAILDAGVNPQDIRGTKTGVYVGMMTTESSDYFERTPEKMSGYETIGAIRSMLANRLSFQYNFNGPSVAIDTACSSALFCLHEAITAIKTGQCDAAIVAGTNLLLKPAISVMYHRYNMLSPTGTSRPFDIGANGYVRSEAVVALYIRKSTDAKRIYATVVGTSTNTDGFKIEGATYPSQSVQSQLIRDTYTRANLNPRDVHYVEAHGTGTGVGDKQELNAISDVFCIDRKSPLLVGSVKSNVGHAEPVSGLVSIAKVLYALETGIIPANINFETLNHNIPKLVSGELKVVDKQTPLPGNMVSINSFGVGGSNVHVILRAHEKNAQAISLPTLEIPRLVFLSGRTREALIEQFDTVENYADNNDLLTLINDIYKSTIPGYKFSGYSILGQTPKNVEIAQGNGSGDKRPIYFIFPGMGSQSLELVADLVKFKVFKQTVDNAHSILIPYNYSVYDLFYKSDESTFKSIINVTITIIIVQIGLVDILHSLGINPDGIIGHSVGELACAYADGCFTLKEALLTMYWRSKILTQIDVPAGAMVAVGLSWEETQKRLPEGILAACHNSADSVTISGPKDITLKFAETLRQEGIFAKPVDSMEYAFHSPYLDELIPALKPYYEKIMANPKPRSNRWKSTSIPEHQWNTSEAQYSSVAYHLNNISSPVYFHGAMKHVPENAIAIEIAPHCLLQAILKRSLPPTVTNVGLTKKTVSNHMNFLLEAIGKLYIAGAEPQLHNLYGKVEYPVVRGTPMISPMLKWDHTNDYVVPNFVEKNTGSNDNQVEVDIKTDQDKYLIGHTIDGRILYPAAGYITLVWKAFAKLQAKWFEDVPVIFQNIRFLRPTVLNTEGSVQFNINILDDSGEFELKEGGSLTVSGRVKLLNQSYEKKQIEHLATISEQMEINSDDFYKELRLRGYQYKDAFLGFVEANSEGSRGKVKWTGNWVSFIDTLLQFELISITTRELRLPTHIKEIVIDPVYHKQITERSSNPTEIEVNHFVYAKTTKSGGVTISKLKVTPAPLKKNAQLPATLERHSFVPFIYKSKELSTYEVLYSLIGLFMENIGVHLVKAAEIHNNNLLATQIVQIIEAEANFYVDYTVLSNNPVNVEQSKLSSLDIDVVEFNIENASLSDEYHLIVADDIHFDGTLLGKISAALSPRGFILLVENISALASTTLKSLNLQIVTVIENNDKKYFLLKKLSPKYQYTALKIEDEQFSWVESLQKELADINGCTNKKVILYSDKHINGVLGLSKCLVEEYNGEENPIRCILTEPGKQYTLKDFASLLENDLFFNVERNGVWGSYRHLPIDVKIASTVQTTQAKVTVQSKGDLTTLQWVQSSKYFNSTDTSGSIRIAYAGVNNVDLSAVSSMKTEFGVEFSGTKKNGQKVMGLVKTGALSTTVNESNAILWNVPESWTLRQAATVPYSYFVATYALIHKGNLSESKNVLVFASENSINYAAISIALSLKCKVFIVAETNEQLDVIKFIYPEVSQVSTTRFDSKFIHMVSALTLNQGVDYVILPKYCSEHLPDLLADEAKIIITENTDISVLSNSPNGFGVISAKFEDIPILNNQSADLIYSFIDSRIKMGVLKPLPLTIYPYSDIESAFRSYATNKTGNKIIIEVSGDSPILNFAAYRRVYFDPSKSYILSGGLGGFGMELTEWAIERGAKNIILCSRSGIQTGYQKYRVNVWKSKDIKVEISTFDLTKSSGAKDTVKLALSLGPLGGIFNLAGVLRDGIFENQTVDNFQTVYNSKVLTTKYLDEASEAVSKDLDYFVTFSSISCGRGNRGQTNYGYANSIMERISEQRQKRGLPAQSIQWGGIGDVGMAYLLTRGNEEKEINGTLAQKISSCLGALDTLLTQSSSVVASHVIPTKRKLTENSKSQSLMEIVSGVMGIQDPLSVKPTSTLADLGMDSLMGVDIKQTIERMFGLSLNNSQIQQLKFSELENVGTK; encoded by the exons ATGTCGGAAAAAAAAGAAGTAGTCATAACAGGTATTGCTGGTAGATTCCCAGAATGTAACTCTACTGAAGAATTTAagcaaaaattatacaataatgcgGATTTATTGACTGTCGATAACAGAAGATGGTCTCcag gtatgtATGGAGTTCCATCAAGGACAGGAAAATTAAAGGAAATAAGTAAATTCGACGCTGAGTTTTTTGGAATTCACTCTAAATTGGCAAATGCTATGGACGTACAACTTAGGATTTTACTTGAGGTTACTCACGAAGCCATACTCGATGctg gcgTTAACCCACAAGATATACGTGGAACGAAAACGGGAGTATACGTTGGTATGATGACTACAGAGTCATCAGATTATTTTGAACGTACGCCAGAAAAAATGTCAGGATATGAAACAATCGGTGCAATTAGATCAATGCTAGCAAACAGGCTATCTTTCCAGTACaattttaatg gtCCGAGTGTCGCCATTGATACTGCATGTTCGAGCGCACTGTTTTGTTTGCACGAAGCGATCACCGCAATAAAGACCGGCCAATGCGATGCAGCTATTGTTGCAGGaactaatttacttttaaaaccaGCTATTTCAGTCATGTACCATCGTTATAATATGCTTAGTCCTACAGGAACAAGTAGACCTTTTGACATTGGTG ctaACGGATACGTAAGAAGTGAAGCTGTTGTTGCTCTATACATAAGAAAATCAACAGATGCAAAACGAATATATGCAACTGTAGTAGGAACGTCCACAAATACCGATGGGTTCAAAATCGAAGGCGCCACATATCCATCGCAGTCAGTGCAAAGTCAACTCATTAGAGATACTTATACACGTGCAAATTTAAATCCCAGAGATGTCCATTATGTCGAAGCTCACGGAACAGGGACGGGT gttGGAGACAAACAAGAGTTGAATGCCATTTCGGATGTGTTTTGTATTGACCGTAAAAGTCCTTTGCTTGTTGGATCGGTCAAATCAAATGTGGGTCACGCAGAACCAGTATCAGGTTTAGTGTCGATAGCAAAGGTGCTTTATGCGTTGGAAACAGGAATTATTCCagctaatattaattttgaaacattaaACCACAACATTCCAAAACTTGTTAGTGGAGAATTGAAG GTTGTTGATAAGCAAACACCATTACCTGGAAATATGGTTTCCATTAATTCATTCGGCGTTGGAGGATCAAATGTCCACGTAATTCTAAGAGCTCACGAAAAAAATGCACAGGCTATATCATTACCAACACTCGAAATTCCTAGACTAGTATTTCTATCAGGACGAACTAGAGAAGCGTTAATTGAACAATTTGATACA GTTGAAAACTATGCagataataatgatttgttaactttaattaacgatatatataaatcaacaaTTCCTGGTTATAAGTTTTCTGGTTATTCAATTCTGGGACAAACCCCTAAGAACGTTGAAATAGct CAAGGTAATGGTTCCGGTGATAAAAGGCCAATCTACTTCATTTTTCCAGGCATGGGAAGTCAATCGTTAGAATTAGTCGCCGATTTAGTGAAGTTTAAAGTTTTCAAACAAACTGTAGACAATGcacattcaatattaattccaTACaactatagtgtttatgatttattttataaatctgacGAAAGTACGTTCAAGAGTATTATCAATGTTACCATCACGATTATTATTGTCCAA ATCGGTCTCGTTGATATTTTACACTCACTTGGTATCAATCCGGATGGTATTATCGGCCATTCAGTCGGTGAACTCGCTTGTGCGTATGCTGACGGTTGCTTCACATTGAAAGAAGCGTTATTGACAATGTATTGGAGGTCTAAAATCTTGACACAAATTGACGTTCCCGCTGGTGCTATGGTTGCAGTAGGACTATCGTGGGAAGAGACGCAAAAGAGACTTCCTGAAGGTATATTAGCTGCTTGTCATAACAGTGCAGATAGTGTTACGATTTCGGGACCTAAAGATATAACTTTGAAATTCGCTGAAACTTTAAGACAAGAAGGAATATTTGCGAAGCCCGTTGACTCGATGGAATATGCTTTTCATTCGCCATATCTAGATGAACTTATACCGGCGCTGAAACCTTATTATGAaaag atAATGGCAAATCCCAAACCACGATCCAATCGGTGGAAGAGTACATCGATACCTGAACACCAATGGAATACGTCTGAAGCCCAATATTCGTCAGTAgcgtatcatttaaataatataagttcgCCAGTTTACTTTCACGGTGCAATGAAACATGTACCCGAAAATGCTATAGCAATTGAAATTGCTCCTCATTGTTTATTACAAGCGATTTTGAAGAGATCGCTACCCCCTACCGTCACAAATGTCGGTCTGACTAAGAAAACTGTTTCGAATCATATGAATTTCTTGTTAGAAGCAATtggaaa gtTATATATTGCCGGTGCAGAGCCGcaattacataatttgtatGGTAAAGTTGAGTATCCTGTAGTTAGAGGTACGCCAATGATATCTCCAATGTTAAAGTGGGATCACACGAACGACTATGTAGTTCCCAATTTTGTGGAAAAA aatacCGGATCGAATGATAATCAAGTTGAAGTCGATATAAAAACAGatcaagataaatatttaatcggtCATACCATTGACGGACGTATTCTGTACCCAGCTGCAGGATATATA acattAGTATGGAAAGCGTTTGCAAAACTACAAGCAAAATGGTTTGAGGATGTTCCAGTCATTTTTCAGAATATAAGATTCTTAAGACCAACTGTCCTTAATACCGAGG gcAGTGTTCAGTTCAACATTAATATACTCGATGATTCCGGCGAATTTGAGTTAAAAGAAGGAGGATCATTGACAGTTTCAGGacgtgtaaaattattaaaccaaagttatgaaaaaaaacaaatagaacACCTTGCAACAATTTCAGAACAAATGGAAATAAATTctgatgatttttataaagagTTGAGACTTCGTGGATATCAATATAAAGATGCATTTTTAGGTTTTGTAGAAGCAAACAGTGAAG GTTCTAGAGGTAAAGTTAAGTGGACCGGAAATTGGGTATCATTTATTGATACTCTTTTACAATTTGAACTTATATCTATAACGACTAGAGAACTTCGTTTACCAACACATATTAAAGAAATTGTTATTGACCCAGTGTATCATAAGCAAATTACAGAGAGATCATCAAATCCTACag aaatcgaagtaaatcattttgtttatGCTAAGACAACAAAGTCGGGAGGAGTCACTATTTCTAAATTGAAAGTGACGCCTGCaccattgaaaaaaaacgCCCAACTACCAGCAACTCTGGAACGTCACTCATTTGTTccgtttatatataaa TCAAAAGAATTATCTACGTATGAGGTGCTTTATTCTTTGATTGGATTATTCATGGAAAACATAGGCGTACACCTTGTGAAAGCAGCGGAAATCCATAACAACAACTTATTGGCTACTCAAATCGTCCAAATAATCGAAGCAGAAGCTAATTTTTAT GTGGACTATACAGTTCTATCAAACAACCCAGTTAATGTCGAACAAAGCAAATTATCATCATTAGATATTGACGTTGTTGAgttcaatattgaaaatgcaTCATTATCTGATGAATACCATTTGATAGTTGCTGATGATATTCATTTTGACGGTACTTTATTGGGTAAAATTTCTGCAGCATTATCTCCAAGAGGATTTATTCTTttggttgaaaatatttccgCACTTGCCTCGACTACATTAAAATCATTGAACCTCCAAATAGTGACAGTTATTGAAAACAATGATAAGAAATACTTTCTTTTGAAAAAA CTATCTCCAAAATACCAGTACACGGCTTTAAAAATCGAGGATGAACAGTTTTCATGGGTGGAGTCATTGCAAAAAGAGTTAGCTGACATTAATGGATGTACAAACAAAAAAGTGATACTGTATAGCGATAAACATATCAACGGTGTACTCGGTCTGTCTAAATGTTTAGTAGAAGAATATAATGGTGAAGAAAATCCTATTag gTGTATACTAACTGAACCTGGTAAACAATATACTTTGAAAGATTTTGCTTCATTACTTGAAAACGATCTGTTCTTTAACGTGGAAAGAAACGGTGTTTGGGGATCCTACAGACATTTACCAATTGATGTGAAAATTGCTTCAACCGTTCAAACAACCCAAGCCAAAGTGACCGTACAGTCCAAAGGTGATCTGACAACACTTCAATGGGTCCAGTCGTCAAA ATACTTCAACAGCACTGACACCAGTGGTTCCATAAGAATAGCTTATGCTGGTGTAAACAATGTCGATTTATCTGCAGTTTCTTCAATG aaaaccgAATTCGGAGTTGAATTTTctggtactaaaaaaaatggcCAAAAGGTAATGGGATTGGTTAAAACCGGTGCTCTATCAACAACAGTCAATGAGAGTAATGCAATTTTATGGAATGTACCAGAAAGTTGGACTTTGAGACAAGCCGCAACTGTTCCGTACTCATACTTTGTG GCCACTTATGCTTTAATACACAAAGGAAATTTATCGGAATCAAAAAATGTGTTGGTATTTGCTAGCGAAAACAGTATAAACTACGCGGCTATTTCTATTGCACTATCTCTCAAGTGCAAAGTCTTTATTGTAGCTGAAACTAACGAACAGCttgatgttattaaattcatttaccCAGAA gtgaGTCAGGTTTCAACTACGAGGTTTGATTCAAAATTCATTCACATGGTATCAGCGTTGACTCTAAATCAAGGAGTCGATTATGTTATTTTGCCTAAGTATTGTTCTGAACACCTGCCAGATCTTCTTGCTGATGAagcaaaaattatcattaccgAAAATACAGACATATCAGTGTTatcaa ATTCTCCAAATGGATTTGGAGTTATATCAGCAAAGTTTGAAGATattcctattttaaataatcaatctgCAGATTTGATTTATTCATTCATCGATTCAAGAATAAAAATGGGTGTTTTAAAACCACTACCGTTAACTATTTACCCATATTCTGATATCGAGTCGGCTTTCAG ATCGTACGCTACTAACAAGACtggaaacaaaataattattgaagtgTCTGGGGATTCACCAATATTGAACTTTGCAGCCTACCGACGGGTTTATTTTGATCCGAGCAAGAGTTATATACTTTCGG gtGGCCTCGGTGGATTTGGAATGGAACTTACCGAGTGGGCAATAGAACGCGGAGCCAAGAATATTATTCTCTGTTCTCGAAGTGGAATTCAAACGGGGTACCAAAAATATAGAGTAAATGTTTGGAAAAGCAAAGACATCAAAGTGGAAATCAGCACATTTGATCTGACTAAATCTTCGGGAGCTAAAGACACTGTCAAATTGGCTCTCAGTCTAGGCCCACTTGGTGGAATTTTCAACTTAGCTGGG GTTTTGAGAGATGGAATTTTCGAAAATCAAACAGTTGATAACTTCCAGACTGTGTACAACAGTAAAGTCTtaactactaaatatttaGACGAAGCGTCGGAAGCTGTTAGCAAGGACTTGGATTATTTTGTCACGTTTTCGTCTATTTCTTGTGGCCGTGGCAACAGGGGCCAGACCAATTACGGTTATGCAAATTCTATCATGGAAAGGATTTCGGAACAAAGACAAAAACGAGGACTGCCGGCG CAATCTATCCAATGGGGAGGCATAGGTGACGTAGGAATGGCATATCTATTAACTCGTGGTAATGAAGAAAAGGAAATCAATGGTACACTGGCCCAAAAAATATCGTCTTGCTTAGGGGCGTTGGATACACTATTAACACAAAGTTCATCTGTCGTTGCTTCGCACGTGATACCAACCAAAAGAAAATTAACGGAGAATTCAAAATCACAATCGCTCATGGAAATCGTTTCCGGAGTTATGG GGATTCAAGATCCACTTTCAGTTAAACCTACATCTACCTTAGCTGATTTAGGAATGGATTCATTAATGGGAGTTGACATCAAACAAACTATTGAACGTATGTTTGGACTGTCATTGAATAATTCTCAAATACAACAGTTGAAATTTAGTGAATTGGAAAATGTGGGTACTAAATGA